Part of the Mycolicibacterium mengxianglii genome is shown below.
CTCGTTCTGGTCGAACAGGCTGACCACCTTGCCGCGGATCCGGACCTCCAGGGCTGTCGCCAGGGTTCGCACCCGCCGGGTGTCCTCGGCGGCGACGATGTCGGCTGTGGCCAACGCCTGCTGCAGTCGCGCGGATGCGTCGGAGGGTTGCCCGAGCGGAGTGGCTCCCAGCAACAGTCGGCCACCACTCATGAGTGGTAAGCCTACGGCGGTCCGTAATATCGGTGCCGATGACCGCTCCCAGCACCGTGATGCCGGAGCGCGCCGTACCAGTGATCAGCCCCGGCCCGCTCGTCCCCGTCGCCGATTTCGGGCCGACCGACCGCGCAGCCGGCTGGATCATGACCGCGGCCGTGACCGGGTTGGCGCTGGCTACCCGGTTCCTGAACCTGCAGTCGCCGACCGATGGCGGCACCCCGATCTTCGATGAGAAGCACTACGCCCCCCAGGCGTGGCAGGTGCTGCACAACGGCGGCATCGAGGACAACCCCGGCTACGGGTTGGTGGTACACCCGCCGCTGGGTAAGCAGTTGATCGCCGTCGGCGAATGGATCTTCGGTTACAACGGGTTGGGCTGGCGCTTCAGCGGCGCACTGCTGGGTGTGATCATGGTCGCCCTCGTGGCCAGGACCGTGCGTCGGATCAGCCGGTCCACGCTGATCGGCGGGATCGCCGGGGTGCTGCTCGTCGGCGAAAGCGTGTCGTTCGTGACTGCGCGCACCGCCCTGCTGGACGGGTTTCTGGTGTTCTTCGTCGTCGCCGCGTTCGGTGCCCTGATCGTCGATCGTGACCAGGTCCGGGAGCGGATGCACAACGCCCTGCTGGACGGGCGGATCGACGAGACCCCGTGGGGGCCGCGCCTCGGGGTGCGGTGGTGGCGTTTCGGCGCGGGTGTACTGCTCGGGTTGGCGTGTGCCACCAAGTGGTCGGGCCTGTATTTCGTGCTGTTCTTCGGGTTGATGTCGCTGGCGTTCGACGTGGCCGCACGCCGTCAATACCGGGTGCCGCGGCCGTGGCTCGGCACGCTGCGGCGCGATGTCGGCCCCACCGCATACGCGATCGGCGTGATTCCGGTGGCGGTGTACCTGGCCAGCTATTGGGGGTGGTTCGCCTCCGAGACGGCGATCAACCGGCACGAGGTGGGACAGGCGATCGGTGAGCGCCAGTGGTTCCAGCCTCCCGACGCGCTGCGGTCACTGTGGTACTACACGCTCAAGTCCTACGACTTTCACTCCGGTTTGACCAACGCCGCAGGCAACCACCACCCGTGGGAGTCCAAGCCCTGGACATGGCCGATGTCGTTGCGCCCGGTGCTCTACGCCATCGACCAGGGGAACGTGGCGGGCTGCGGCGCGCAGTCGTGTGTGAAAGCGGTCATGTTGGTCGGCACGCCCGCCATGTGGTGGCTGGCCGTGCCGGTGCTGCTGTACGCGGCCTGGCGGACGTTCATCCGCCGGGACTGGCGTTATGCCGTTGTGCTGGTCGGGTATTGCGCCGGTTGGCTGCCCTGGTTCGCCGACATCGACCGGCAGATGTATTTCTTCTACGCCGCCACCATGGCGCCGTTCCTGGTGATGGCGATCGCCCTCATCTGTGGGGACATCTTGTACAAACGTGGCCAGAATGCGGAGCGACGAACGCTCGGGCTTCTCGTGGTCTGTTTCTACGTGGCGCTGGTGCTGACCAACTTCGCCTGGCTGTTCCCGGTCCTGACCGGTCTGCCCATCTCGCAGACCACCTGGAACATGCAGATCTGGCTGCCCAGCTGGCGCTGACCAGGCAGGGTGCCTGCGGAGGCGCTGGGGCCAGATGCACGGTCCGTCGTGTCCGTGAGGCATTCTGGCTGCAGAGGCTGCGCGGCCTATAGCGGGTCGCGGGCGGCCGGGCAGGACATGCAGCGCGGCCCGCCTCGGCCGGTGCCCAATTCCGAAGCCGAGATGCGAAGCACTTCCACGCCCGAATCCTCGAGTCGCGCGTTGGTTTCGGTGTTGCGTTCATAGGCGACGACGACACCGGGGGCCAGCGCCAAGGTGTTGTTTCCGTCATCCCACTGCTCCCGCTCGGCAGTGACCGGGTCCAGTCCGGTGTCGATGACGCGTAACTTCGCGATCCCCATCGCGTCGGCAGCGGCAGCGACGAAGGGCGCGGCGCGGTCGATCTTCACGCCTCCGCCGTCGAGGTGGTGAATTGTGAACGCGGACAACGAATCCACGATATTGGGATACATCACCACGGCATCGGTGTCGACCATCGTGCACACGGTGTCGAGGTGCATCTGCGCCCGCTCCTGCGCTATCGGCACCGCCAGCACGGTGTGGGCCAACCCGTCGTCGAACAGGCTGCGTGCCAACGCTTCCGCTCCGGCAGGGGTGGTGCGCTCCCCCACCCCGACGGCTACCACGCCCGGCGAGAGCAGCAGGACGTCACCGCCCTCAACCGGGGCCGAGCGGGATTCGTAAGCGCGCCGCACCCCGAGGAATCGCGGGTGGTGCGCGTAAATCAGGTCGGTCAACGAGGTCTCGCGCACCCGCGCCGGCATGGACAGCGAGGTGATGGCCACCCGCGGCCCGATCCAGAACGACGAATCCCGGGTGAACATCAGGTTGGGCAGCGGATCGATCACGAAATCCGCGCCGTGATGCATTCGCCGCACCAGCGACAGTTCCTGTTCCCCGAACGGCAATTCATCGAACGTCATGCCGGCCATCAGGACGTGCGCCAGCGCGGCCGCGTCCAGCGTGCGCAGATAGGTGGCGAGCTCCCGGGCCAACGGCACACCGAGCCGGCGCGCATCCACTGCGGCGGAGATGCCGTGCATCCGGGCGGCGCCACTGGCCAGCGCCTCGGTCAACAACTGCGACAGCAGCAGCACTTCGACGCCGCGGGAGCGCAGCAACGCCGCGAACGCGTCGTGTTCCTCCTGGGCACGCGACACCCAGGGCAGCCCGTCGAACAGCAACTTGTCGTTGTTACGCGGGGTCAGCCGCTGCAGTTCGGGCCCCGGCCGGTGCAGGATCACCACACGCAGCGTGCCGACTTCAGAATTCGAGCCAAGCGGGGCGACACTCACGCCTAGCACCGTAGCGCGATTCCGTGCCTCAACTATTGTTCAGGTGCATGGAGACCCATGAACTGGCGCCCGGTGAGCTGGCTCAGCGCGCTGGTGTCGCCGTCTCCACACTGCACTTCTACGAACGCGAAGGCCTGATCTCCAGCCGTCGCACTTCGGGCAATCAGCGCCGCTACGGCCGCGACACGCTGCGGCGGGTGGCTTTCATCCGGATGTCGCAACGACTGGGCATTCCGCTGGCGCGGGTGCGCGTGGCGCTGGCGACGCTACCCACCGACCGGGTGCCCACCAGCAAGGACTGGGCCCGGCTGTCAGCAGGCTGGCGCCAGGACCTCGACGATCGCATCCTGCACCTGGAACGATTGCGCGACAACCTGGCCCAGTGCATCGGTTGCGGCTGCCTGAGCCTGAAGAACTGCATGTTGACCAACCCCGGGGACGTGCTCGCCCAAAACGGACCCGGTGCTGCTCGCCTCTGACTTTTCGAACGCGTGTGCGATAGACTGAGCCACGTGCGCGATCTATCAGTGGCAGTTCAGGATTCCCTGTTCGACCATGCCGAGCGCCGGCAATTGTCGGGTGGCGCCTGGATCGACGTCCGTGCGGGTTGGCTCGACGATGCCGAACAGGCCCGCACGCTGTTCGATGAACTGCTCGAAGCCATCCCGTGGCGCGCCGAACGTCGACGCATGTACGAGCGGGTGCTCGACGTCCCGCGGTTGCTCAGCTTCCACGACCTGACCCGGGAGACTGTTCCGCACCAGGGGCTCAAACAGTTGCGCCGCCGACTCAACGACATCTACGCGGGTGAGCTCGGCGAGCCGTTCACCAGCGCTGGGCTCTGCCTCTACCGCGACGGCAACGACAGTGTGGCCTGGCACGGCGACACCATCGGGCGCAGCAGCACCGAGGACACCATGGTCGCGATCGTCAGCCTGGGCGCGTCCCGCACGTTCGCGCTGCGCCCGCGGGGCGGCGGGCAGTCGCTTCGCATCCAGCACGGGCACGGCGATCTGCTGGTGATGGGTGGCTCGTGCCAACGCACCTGGGAACACGCCATCCCGAAGACGTCCAAACCGACCGGGCCGCGGATCAGCATCCAGTTCCGCCCCCGAGACGTGCGTTAGCCCCGGATTGCAGCCACCGCGTCGGCCAGCAGTTTCTCGGCGCGCGCGGTATCCACCGCGGCCACGGGCTTGTCGGGGATCACCAACGGATTGGCCGTCACGATCACCTGGTAGTCACCGAAATGCGCCAGATAGCTGTAGATCTCACCGGTCTGCGGCTTGCCGTTGACGATGGTCTGCAGCACCCGGTGCACTCCTTGGGCCTGTACACCGTCGATCGGCGGCACGGGCACCACCTCGACGGTGCCACGCAGCGCACCCCCGGCGAAGTTGACCTTCTTGCAGTTGTCCCCGGGCTCGACCATCGGCACCGGTTCGGAGGTCTCCATCGCGATGGTGATGAACCTGTTGCCGAGCCCCTCGGCGGATACCGCGGCCATGTTTCCCTTGAGGTCAGCGGGCAGCTGCTGCCCTGCCGCGAACTGCGCGCAGTCGGCCGGCTCGAACTTCAGCCCTTCGGGCAGCTTCTGGCCGCCGAGCAGCTTCGGGTCGATCCCGGTCGTGGGGACCTCGGTGACCTTGAACTCCGGCCCGAAGGACGACTTCACCTCGGCCACCTTGGCGATATCGGCCGACGGGTCCTGTGCGGCCTCACCTGAAGAACACGCGGCGAGCAGACCGACACCTGCGAGGACGATCAGCGCCCGGGGATTCCACATCGGGCGCCAATCTACCCGGCCAACCGGCTCAGCCACGCAGCGTGCTGACCGCCTCGACCAGTAGGTCGCTCGCGTACTGCGGTGGTAATGGCGGATCAACCGCCCCCGGATCGGTGACCAGCGTGACGAACACCACGTGCTCCCCCAGGTAAGCCATGAATGTGTCCGCCCGCGAATCGGTTTCGGTACCTGCCTCGGCCACACTGCGGATGGTGCTGGCGACTCCGAGAGTGGCGGCACCGTCGATCATCGGGGCATCGACGAGGCTCACATCGGCAGTGGCGCCGCCGTAGGCCATGGTCCACTGCGGGCACTCACCGAGCTGCACGGGATCCAGACCGAGAAGCGCGACGGCGCCCGACACCACCACCACATGGATGATCCCGCCTGGGCCCGACCCGGACACTCCGAGTGCGGGCCCGTCGGGCGCCGGGTCCATCAGGGGCGCGCACTGTGGGGGCTGCGCCGTCCACCCCCGGCCGAAACCCCAGAAGGCCACCGGAGAGGACGCGTAACCGGCGACGTCGGCGATTTCGTAACCGTCGGGCAGCTCGGAGCGGATCCGTCTGATCCGCTCCGGATCGACCGGTGCGCTCTCCGCCTGCGGCGCCACCGAGGTCACCGGCGCCGGCACGCTGGGCTGGCCCGCCTGCGCGCATCCGGCCAGCACTGTGACAGCCAGGACACTCAGCGCCAGTGACCGCACGCGCCCTTGATACCACAGCCGGGGCCTCCCCGACGGGAGCGTCGCTGTCGGTCAGCGCCCTCGGTTGAGCCGCCAGATGTCAGACGAAATCACGGTGGCGAAGGTGCACCACAACGGGTAGGGCGCCAGCGCCACGCCCGCTCGCGGAGTCACCTTGGCGGTGCGCCTCGCCAGGTCGGCACTGCTGAGCGCAACCGCAGCCGCTGCGACGGCCGAGGGTCCGAGCTTGTGCGCCTTGAAGAACAGCCAACTCCAGCTGGCATTGAGCGCAAGATTGGCACCCAGGGCGGCGACGTAGTTACGCGTCGCCGCGGCGTCGTCACCGGCACGCAGCTTGTCGATGGTCGACGCCGATGTGACCGCGATGTCGGCGTAAAGCGACGTCCATGCAATCGGGAACACCGCACTGGGTGGGACGTACGGCGGCTTCTTCAGCGTGGGATACCAGGTTTCGGCGCCTGACCTGCCGGCGAGGCTCCCGATCACCGCGGCGGCCGCAGTGCCGAGTCCGGTGGCGAGCAGAGTGCGTGAGGGCATGGCTTTCACGCTACCCGCCAGCAAACACCGCTTTGCGCATTGTTGCCCCCTGCGATCCAGCACAGTTCCGACCCGTCGACACGGCACCCCGGTCAACCCGCTGACCGGCTCAAGTGCGCCACTTCTGCGCATAGCGGTTCGTCACCGGGCAAGTCACGACGCTTCGCCATATCATCAGGTTATTGAATTCAACACCTGTGTCGCAGAACCACATTCGACAGAGCTTGCGGGGTGACCGTTCGGCTTCCGGCCCGTCACAGCTACGCTGCCGTTGCATCTCGTCACCCGTCGGCGCTTCGCTCACCGTAGGCTGCGCGAAGAACCATCCGAAGGAGACCACACCGATGAAGACGTTCACCTCAGTCGCGGGCGCGGGCGTCACCGCGTTGGCCCTTGGCCTGGCCCTCGTGGGCTGTGGCTCGGATTCGTCGACGGAGGCCACCAGTTCATCGTCGACCGCCAGTTCTGCAGACGGAACGTCGCCGGCCCCTGCCGGCGAGTCCACCGCGCCGGTACCCACGGGACCGAACAAGACGATCAGGGACTACATCACCGAGAGCGGCATCAAGGAGACCGCCGTCCGGCGCGGCGACCCGGGCCCGACGGTCAACCTGCCCTTACCTCCGGGATGGCAGCAGCGCGACGACCTGCAGGGCGCGCCGTACGCGGCTCTGGTCTTCCCGGCGACGCGAGTGCCGGCAAACCCGCCTCGGATCGTGGCACTGATGTCCAAGCTCACCGGTGACGTCGACCCCCAGAAGCTGCTCGAATACGCGCCCAACGAGCTGCAGAACATGCCGGGGTGGCAGTCGGGGAACGGCGCCGTCCGAAACACCTTGAGCGGTTTCGACGCCGTACAGATCGCCGGTGCCTACCAGGTCGAGAACAAGAAGGGACTGATCGCGCAGAAGACGGTGGTGATCCCCGATGGCGACGACGTCTATGTGCTGCAGATCAACGCCTACAGCGACCAGTCCGAGGGGCCGATCCTCGGTGACGCCACCGCCCTGGTCGACCAGCAGGCCAAGATCACGCTGACCTAGGCGCGCGACACCTTCGACGCCTCAGCGACCTGCTCGGGTGTCGGACGCACACCGGTGTAACGCTCGAACTGCTCGGCGGCCTGGAGTGCGATCACCTCGGCGCCGGTGATCACCTGCTTGCCCGCAGCACGGGCGGCGACGATCAACGGCGTCTCCGACGGCAGTGCCACCACGTCGAATACCGTCTCGGCGGCGTTGATCACGTCGGCGGGGAACGCGCTGTCCTTCTCCTCTGGTCCACCGGCCATGCCCACCGGGGTGACGTTGACGATGAGTGAGGCGGTGGCGCCGCCGACGTGCGGCCGCCAGCGGTAGCCGAGGCGTTCCGCCAGCGCAGGGCCGGCAATGTCGTTGCGGGCCACCACGGTGCCTCGATGGAATCCGTTGTCGCGGAACGCCGCTCCCACCGCACTCGCCATGCCACCGCTGCCGTGGATCAGCAGCGTCTGCTCCGGATCCAGCCGGTACTGGGCGATCAGTCGCTCGATCGCGATGTAGTCGGTGTTCGCGGCGGTCAGTGTGCCGTTGTCATTGACGATGGTGTTGACCGACCGGATCACCCGCGCGGAATCTTCGATGTGGTCGACAAGCGTCAGCACATCCTCTTTGAACGGCATCGACACCGAGCAGCCGCGGATACCCAGTGCCCGTACCCCGCCGATCGCGGCGGCAATGTCGGTGGTGGTGAACGCCTTGTAGAGGAAATCCAGCCCCAGTTGGTCGTACAGATAATTGTGGAACCGGGTGCCGATATTGCTGGGGCGGGCGGCGAGCGAGATGCACAGCGTGGTGTCCTTGGACAGCGGTGGTTTCGTCATCAGACTCCTGCCTACAACGCCCGCATCACTTGGCGGGCAACGTCTTCGATGCGTCGTGCCGTTTGCTGATCGAAGGGTAGGGTGGCCGGTACGTCGACGACGGTGGTGACGATCCCGAGATCCTCACGCTCCCAACGGGCTCCGGCCCGGTCCATGATCTTGCGCATGGCCAGGTTGTCCGACAAGACCCGGCCCGAGAAGCTCTTCACCCCGGCGACGCGGGCCGCGACCGCGAGTGCGCCCATGAGATAGGTCCCGATCCCCCGGCCCTGGTATTCGTCTCCGACGGTGAATGCGATCTCGGCAGTGCTGGCGTCACGCTCATCGCGCACAAACCGCGCATCGGCGACCACATCACCGGATTCGGTGGTGACCACCCAGACGAAATGGTTGATGTAGTCGACTTCGAACAGATAACGCATCAGGCTCGGTGTCGGCACTCTCGGCGATTGGAACCGCCGGTACATCGTCTCGCTGGAGAACTCCACCGGACTGTTGGTGGTCCGCTCGACGTCACCGGGCATCACCGGGCGCAGCAGCAGGCGCACCCCGCCGGCCAGCTCCATCGGAATCGGGGTGATGAACGCCGCCAGCCGCTGCCGGGCGGTGCGGATGAGCATGGCAAGCACGCCGGGCAGCTCGATCAGCTCGTCGAAGGCCTCGTCGCCGCCGGACCAGCCGATCACTTCCTCGATCGCGGTGACGGTCGCGGTGCGCGCCGAGTGCCGCAACAAGGCGATCTCGCCGACGATCCGGCCGGGGCCGACGTCGGTGACAAAGGAATACCCGTCCCCGCTGTGGGAGACCTCGACCCGGCCGCTGTGGATGATCAGGAAGAAGTCGGCAGGCTCGCCCTGGCGCATCAGCGTGTCGCCGACGCCGGCGTACACCGGGGTGAGCTGCTGGGCCAGCGGATACAGGTCAGCGCCGAAGCAGTCGGCGAACACCGAAAGAGCCGCGAGGTCGCTGGCCCGCTGGACTATCGGTTCGGCCACGTTGTCGTCCTTCCGATAGGACGAACGTTACCGGACCGGCCGCCTACCCCGGGGCGGATAACATCGGCTTCTCCGTCCGCAACACCTGGAGCGCCGCCTGCACTGCACTGATCGCCGACCGCAACACACCACCGTCGGACGCCGCGATCCGGACCGCCCACCCGGCGCCGTTCGGGAGGTCGCTGACACCGACGTACACCCGTCTCCCGGTCAGCACCGACAGCGACTCCAGCTCCGGCGACAGCGCGGTCATCGCGATATCGAGCCCGGCCCCGACTACGTACACCGTCGCAAAAGCCATGGGGGCGCGTCGAACCCGGGGCATCGCGTCGAGCACCTGGGCATCCAGCGCCAACCGCGTTCCGTCCACCGCGGTGATCTCCACACCGGACTCGTAGCTGCCGAACTGCTGGTCGGTCAGCTCGGGATGCAGCACCACAGCGTCGACCAGCACCGCGCACCCGCCGGGCGCCACGCAGACGTGCATCCGCTGGCGATAGTGCGCGTACGGAGTGAGGATGCGCGGCGCCGGGTCGAGCAGCAGCCTGCTGGTCTCGTCCACCCGCACGTCGGTGTCCTCCACCGCAACCTCGCCGCCCGGAACCCCCGTGACCATGGTCGCGCCCTGGCCCCGCACCGCCGCGTAGCCGCCGGCGACCACACCGATGCGCTGGGACACCAGATCACCGGGAATGACGGTGCCCGCCGCGTTCTGCACGGTCACCGATCCGAGCGACGGCTGCGCGGGGTCGGTGAACACCCGGCCGATCAGCAGCGGCCAGCGGTACCGGCGGCGGGTCAACACCGTCCGGCCGCCGACCAGCGAGAACGTGAGATCAAGCGCCGCAGTGACACTCACACGAAGAGCACTTCCCGCTCGAGCACGTCCATCAGCGAATCGAGCCCGTCGCCGCCGCGGGCGCTGATCGCGACGACGGGACGGCCACCGCGCACGTCGTCGGCCTCTTTGAGCATCAGCGACAGGTCCACCCCGACATACGGCGCCAAGTCCACCTTGTTGACCACCAGCAGGTCACAGCGCACCACACCGGGCCCGCGCTTGCGGGGGATGTCGTCACCACCGGCCACATCGATCACGAACAACCAGTAATCCACCAGGTCACGCGAGAACGTCGACGCCAGATTGTCGCCGCCGGATTCCAGCAGGATCATCTCGGTGTCCGGGAACTCGGCCTCCAGCGCATCGGCCGCCGCGATGTTCAGCGACGGGTCCTCACGGATCACGGTGTGGGGGCAGCCGCCGGCTTCGACGGCGCGCACCCTCCGTGGGTCGATCAGCCCCGAACGTCGCACCCGCTCGGCGTCCTCGGCAGTCACCAGATCGTTGGTGATCACCGACAGCACCCGGCCACGGCGGGCGAAGCCGGCCAGCAGGGCCTCGACCAGTGCCGTCTTGCCGGATCCGACGGGCCCCCCGATACCTATCCGAGCAGCCTTCATCGCAGCATGAACTTCCTCGAGAAGGCCACCGCGGCAGCCGGTTCGGCTGTCAGCAGCTGGCCGTCGGCGCGCACGTCGAAGGTCCGCGGGTCCACTTCGACGTGCGGCAGCGCCGCGTTGCGGACCATGTGCGATTTGCGCAAGCCGCGCACCGATTTGATCGGCAGGACATTCTTGCGCAGCCCGAGCTTCTGGGGCACACCGGCATCCACGGCCAGCGACGACATGAACACGAAACCCAGCTCGGCGGCCGCGTCGCCGAGAGCGCCCCAGTTGGGGCGCTGGATCACCGGCTCCGACGACGAGATCGATCCGGCAGCGTCGCCCAGGGCGGCCCAGGCGACGAACCCGTTCTTGAGCACCACCTTGGGCTTGACACCGAAGAACGCGGGTTGCCAGATGACCAGATCGGCCACCTTGCCCACCTCGACGGATCCGATGTGGTCGTCGGCGCCGACGGAAATCGCGGGGTTGATGGTAAGTTTCGCGATGTAGCGCTTGACGCGTTCATTGTCGGCGGCGGCCGTGGTCTCCTCGGGCAGCCGCCCCACCCGCTGTTTCATCACCGCGGCGAGTTGCCAGCAGTTGGCGATGTTCTCGGCGACGCGCCCCATCCCCTGGGTGTCGCTGCCGAAGATGGAGATCGCCCCCATATCGTGCAGGAAGTCCTCGGCCACCATGGTCTGCGGCCGGATCCGCGCCTCGGCGAACGCAATGTCTTCCGGCGCTTCCCAATTCATCAGGTGTGCCAGCATCGTCATCGGCACCCCTTCGTCGAGACCTCCCAGGGTGTACGGGTTGGTGGGGTTGGTGGTGCCGGGGATGACGTTGTCGTAGCTGACGCAACGGATGAGGTCCGGAGCGTGCCCACCGCCGGCGCCTTCGATGTGGTACAGGTGGATCGTGCGGTCGCCGATCGTCGACATCGTGGTTTCGGAGAAGCCGAACTCGTTGATGGAATCGGTGTGCAGGTGCACCGCGAAATCAGCGGAATCGGCGGCCACCAGGGTTTGGTCGATGATCGCGGGTGAGGCACCGAAGTCCTCGTGGATCTTCACCGCGCCGGCTCCGGCCGCCACCATCTCCAGCACCGCCGCGGGGTCCGACGAGCCGCGGCCGAACGGCACGTAGTTCATCGGGGTGTATTCGCCTGCCTTGAGGAACAGCCCGAGATTGCGGGGCCCCCCGGTGGCCACCTCGAAGGTGGGCCCCAGCGAGCCACCGATGAGCGTGGTGGTTCCGGTGGAGAGTGCATGTTCGGTCTGCTGGGGCGAGATCAGGTGAGCGTGGGTCTCGATGGCACCCGCGGTGACGATCATCCCTTCGGCCGGAATCGGCGTGGTGGCGGTGCCGACCACCATCCCCTCGGTGACACCGGGCATGATGTCCGGATTGCCGGCTTTGCCGATCCCGACGATCCGGCCGTCGCGAATGCCGATATCGGCTTTGATGATGCCGGCCACCGCGTCGACGATCAGTGCGTTCATGATGACGTAGTCCAGCGCACCGTCGGCCACCATGGTCGACGGCCGGTATCCTTCGCCGTCACGCACGGATTTTCCTGCACCACTGAGCAACTCGTAACCGGGAATCGTGTGGTCGTGTTCGACTTCGATGAACAGATCGGAGTCGGCCAGCCGCACCCGGTCGCCGGTGGTGGGTCCGAACACCCGCGCGTATGCCTGCCGGTCAACCGTGGTCACAGTGCCGCCTCCAGTGCGCCGTCGGCGTCCAAAGACCCGTTGACCAGTCCCGAGAACCCCTGGGCGACGCGGGCGCCGCCCATCGGTACCAGCGCGACGTCCACCGGGATCCCCGGCTCGAAACGGACACCGCCTCCCGACGGCACGTCGAGTTTGTGGCCCCATGCGGCTCGCCGGTCGAACTCCAGAGCGGGGTTGGTCTCGAAGAAGTGCGCCTGGCTGCGCACCTGGATGTCGCGGTCCCCGCGGTTGACCACCGTCAGCGACACGCGCTGCAGGCCGGGGAACAGCTCGACCGGCTCGTCGCCCACGATGATCTCCCCCGGTCGGATGTCATTGTCGCCCCGGGCAATCGGATCGATCAGCGTCACCAGTTTGGTGCCGTCCGGGAACGACGCGTCGACGGCGACGATACGCACCATGTCGGGCACTCCGGGCTCACACTGCTCGGCGCACAGCAGCGCCGCGGCGTGGTCTATCACCTCGTCGTAGGCCATGTTCTTGCGCGCGGCGAGCATCACCTCGTCGACCAGCAGTGCCACCGCTTCCGGATGACTCAGCAGGACGCCTTCGCGCAGGTTGCGCCGCGCCAGCTCTGCCGCGGTGAACACGGTCAGGCGCTCCATTTCGGTGGGTGTCAGATTCATGGGTTCTCCCTCAACTGGCGAACAGTCGTACGCCGTCACCGCGCCGTTGCGCGGCGATGTCGGCGTACGCGGTGAATGTGGCGGGTGTGCTGCGGGGTTGGCGACGCAGCACGTCGAGCAGTAGCGGTGTCAGTGCGGTTGTCACCCGCTGGGCCCCGAGGTGGCCGACGATACCGAGACG
Proteins encoded:
- the arcA gene encoding arginine deiminase; the encoded protein is MSVAPLGSNSEVGTLRVVILHRPGPELQRLTPRNNDKLLFDGLPWVSRAQEEHDAFAALLRSRGVEVLLLSQLLTEALASGAARMHGISAAVDARRLGVPLARELATYLRTLDAAALAHVLMAGMTFDELPFGEQELSLVRRMHHGADFVIDPLPNLMFTRDSSFWIGPRVAITSLSMPARVRETSLTDLIYAHHPRFLGVRRAYESRSAPVEGGDVLLLSPGVVAVGVGERTTPAGAEALARSLFDDGLAHTVLAVPIAQERAQMHLDTVCTMVDTDAVVMYPNIVDSLSAFTIHHLDGGGVKIDRAAPFVAAAADAMGIAKLRVIDTGLDPVTAEREQWDDGNNTLALAPGVVVAYERNTETNARLEDSGVEVLRISASELGTGRGGPRCMSCPAARDPL
- a CDS encoding DUF5642 family protein, with amino-acid sequence MWNPRALIVLAGVGLLAACSSGEAAQDPSADIAKVAEVKSSFGPEFKVTEVPTTGIDPKLLGGQKLPEGLKFEPADCAQFAAGQQLPADLKGNMAAVSAEGLGNRFITIAMETSEPVPMVEPGDNCKKVNFAGGALRGTVEVVPVPPIDGVQAQGVHRVLQTIVNGKPQTGEIYSYLAHFGDYQVIVTANPLVIPDKPVAAVDTARAEKLLADAVAAIRG
- a CDS encoding dolichyl-phosphate-mannose--protein mannosyltransferase yields the protein MPERAVPVISPGPLVPVADFGPTDRAAGWIMTAAVTGLALATRFLNLQSPTDGGTPIFDEKHYAPQAWQVLHNGGIEDNPGYGLVVHPPLGKQLIAVGEWIFGYNGLGWRFSGALLGVIMVALVARTVRRISRSTLIGGIAGVLLVGESVSFVTARTALLDGFLVFFVVAAFGALIVDRDQVRERMHNALLDGRIDETPWGPRLGVRWWRFGAGVLLGLACATKWSGLYFVLFFGLMSLAFDVAARRQYRVPRPWLGTLRRDVGPTAYAIGVIPVAVYLASYWGWFASETAINRHEVGQAIGERQWFQPPDALRSLWYYTLKSYDFHSGLTNAAGNHHPWESKPWTWPMSLRPVLYAIDQGNVAGCGAQSCVKAVMLVGTPAMWWLAVPVLLYAAWRTFIRRDWRYAVVLVGYCAGWLPWFADIDRQMYFFYAATMAPFLVMAIALICGDILYKRGQNAERRTLGLLVVCFYVALVLTNFAWLFPVLTGLPISQTTWNMQIWLPSWR
- a CDS encoding DUF5642 family protein, with protein sequence MRSLALSVLAVTVLAGCAQAGQPSVPAPVTSVAPQAESAPVDPERIRRIRSELPDGYEIADVAGYASSPVAFWGFGRGWTAQPPQCAPLMDPAPDGPALGVSGSGPGGIIHVVVVSGAVALLGLDPVQLGECPQWTMAYGGATADVSLVDAPMIDGAATLGVASTIRSVAEAGTETDSRADTFMAYLGEHVVFVTLVTDPGAVDPPLPPQYASDLLVEAVSTLRG
- the soxR gene encoding redox-sensitive transcriptional activator SoxR gives rise to the protein METHELAPGELAQRAGVAVSTLHFYEREGLISSRRTSGNQRRYGRDTLRRVAFIRMSQRLGIPLARVRVALATLPTDRVPTSKDWARLSAGWRQDLDDRILHLERLRDNLAQCIGCGCLSLKNCMLTNPGDVLAQNGPGAARL
- a CDS encoding LpqN/LpqT family lipoprotein, with product MKTFTSVAGAGVTALALGLALVGCGSDSSTEATSSSSTASSADGTSPAPAGESTAPVPTGPNKTIRDYITESGIKETAVRRGDPGPTVNLPLPPGWQQRDDLQGAPYAALVFPATRVPANPPRIVALMSKLTGDVDPQKLLEYAPNELQNMPGWQSGNGAVRNTLSGFDAVQIAGAYQVENKKGLIAQKTVVIPDGDDVYVLQINAYSDQSEGPILGDATALVDQQAKITLT
- a CDS encoding alpha-ketoglutarate-dependent dioxygenase AlkB family protein translates to MRDLSVAVQDSLFDHAERRQLSGGAWIDVRAGWLDDAEQARTLFDELLEAIPWRAERRRMYERVLDVPRLLSFHDLTRETVPHQGLKQLRRRLNDIYAGELGEPFTSAGLCLYRDGNDSVAWHGDTIGRSSTEDTMVAIVSLGASRTFALRPRGGGQSLRIQHGHGDLLVMGGSCQRTWEHAIPKTSKPTGPRISIQFRPRDVR
- a CDS encoding shikimate 5-dehydrogenase, which produces MTKPPLSKDTTLCISLAARPSNIGTRFHNYLYDQLGLDFLYKAFTTTDIAAAIGGVRALGIRGCSVSMPFKEDVLTLVDHIEDSARVIRSVNTIVNDNGTLTAANTDYIAIERLIAQYRLDPEQTLLIHGSGGMASAVGAAFRDNGFHRGTVVARNDIAGPALAERLGYRWRPHVGGATASLIVNVTPVGMAGGPEEKDSAFPADVINAAETVFDVVALPSETPLIVAARAAGKQVITGAEVIALQAAEQFERYTGVRPTPEQVAEASKVSRA
- a CDS encoding TspO/MBR family protein, producing MPSRTLLATGLGTAAAAVIGSLAGRSGAETWYPTLKKPPYVPPSAVFPIAWTSLYADIAVTSASTIDKLRAGDDAAATRNYVAALGANLALNASWSWLFFKAHKLGPSAVAAAAVALSSADLARRTAKVTPRAGVALAPYPLWCTFATVISSDIWRLNRGR